The DNA segment TCTGAAAATTTGGTAAAAGACCGAATGTCAGAAAAAAGAATTGTTACTTCTTTGCTTTCTCCACCAGGTTCTAATTGTGCTTTGTTTTTGTAAAATTCGCTGACTAACTGTGAGGGAAGGTATCTTTCCATCATCTGTTTTGCATTTGCCTCTTTGACCATTTCAATATTAGAAACTGTTGTTACATAACCAATGGCAAGTATCATCCCGAGTCCTATCATCATGGGAAAAAAATCGACGGGATATCCTTCACCTAATCCAAGTGAAATCACGAGAAGAAAAACAAAGGCTAAAAAAGCACCATAAATTGTACCTATTTTTGAATGTCTGAGTAGGTTGAATTGGTAAACGAAAATCGCACTAATCATCGCGATAAAATAGATAACACCTTGGCCTCTTTGTATTGTTGGATCAAAAAATAACATTAGACCAATAATGAAATAATCTAATGTGATCGTAAAAAATTTCAAATAAGGTTTATATGAATATAAGTTTAGGAAAAGAAGCACAATCCCTGCGAATACAAAAACTAAAGTGTCCAATAAGAGAGTGATGAGAGTGGGTGTGACAATCGTATAGTTGATCACTTGGAAATATGATAAATAATCCAAAAGGGAGGCGATAGAGAAGATTACAAATCTAACGACTGCTACAGTTTTTTCGTTTTTCATCTCTCTCGAGATTAAAATTTCATCTACGATTGATTTTTTCATTTTATATCTCCAACGTGAAAAAGGTAAAAATACCATTTGGTTTCTTATGAATCTGCAAATTATATATGTTGGATTTAGAATGATCAGACCTTGGCCTTCTTCCCGCGTGTCCAGTAAAACCGAATGACACCGATACAAGCAAAGAAAGCGCAGACAAAAATCCCAGTAGTAGAAAAAATCCCAACAATATCTTTTGCGCTGAAAACTTCGATGGGATTTTTGCCGAATTGGGATACTAAGGGATTGAGGATTCCAACCCAGAGCACAAACACGAACATAAATGCGGCACCTCTCCCTGCCCAAAGGCGTATGATGGCAGGATTACCTGGTTCGATTTTCCCTCGGATGACGATATAGT comes from the Leptospira bourretii genome and includes:
- a CDS encoding adenylate/guanylate cyclase domain-containing protein, which translates into the protein MKKSIVDEILISREMKNEKTVAVVRFVIFSIASLLDYLSYFQVINYTIVTPTLITLLLDTLVFVFAGIVLLFLNLYSYKPYLKFFTITLDYFIIGLMLFFDPTIQRGQGVIYFIAMISAIFVYQFNLLRHSKIGTIYGAFLAFVFLLVISLGLGEGYPVDFFPMMIGLGMILAIGYVTTVSNIEMVKEANAKQMMERYLPSQLVSEFYKNKAQLEPGGESKEVTILFSDIRSFTKFSENRSAEEVVQFLNEYLSRMTDVIFQFNGTIDKFIGDAIMTIFGAPFKQDDDALRAVKSAVAMIHELEKLNQKMMHPQDKLHMGIGIHTGDAIVGNIGSDRRLDYTVIGDNVNLASRIEGLTKHYNCPILISETTYKQIEGKYSLDDGFEIREIDKVIVKGKSKPITVYEVICLDM